A stretch of DNA from Pseudomonadota bacterium:
AAGGCTGTTGCCGAAAAGGACGTGATGCTGGAAAAAATGACCGGAAACCGGGCTGTCCTCACCCTGAACCGTCCCCTGGAACGGGGTGCCGCCCTGTCGCTGGTCGCCACATGGCCGGAAGGCACGGTTCTGGCACCGAACCTGAAAGACCTTGCCGCCGGCTGGTATTTCACCAATCCTGCCGGCGCCACAATGGCGCTGGCGTACCTGGCATTGACCCTCTTCATGCTGCTGGGCGCCGTTGTTATGGAAAAGCGGGCAAAACGGGCCGGAGCCATGGGTAACGCTGTCTCGCTGCATGGCCTGTCGCCTGCAGCCCTGCGGGTGTTTGTCAGACGCTCTCTGGACAAGCGTGGCCTTGTCTCGGCCCTCCTGAGCATGGCTGCAAAGGGCCATCTGACCATCGTTGATGACCAGGATGGTGTTATCCTGCGCAGGAACTCGGGGGCGGACTACCTCACAAACCTGACGCCCGAGGAAACAGCCCTGGACGAAGGCCTGTTCCACATGGGAAGCCGGACCGAGGTCAGACTGGACAGGTATCATCGCGGCGCCGTGGAATCGGCCTGCCGGGATGCGGAATGGATCCTGCGGGACTATATGGGCCCAAGGTTCTGGAGGAACAGCCGCGGCTTCTTCGTCGGCGCCGTTATCATGGCCGTGATCGGGGCCGCCCTGACCCTGCACATGTCGATGCCCATCAATCCCGCCCCCTACCGGATGGCCGCTATTCTGGCAGCGTTTGGCATGGTTTTCGTCACCTGTGGCAATGCCCTGGCAGAAACCATCCACACAGCCCGCATGACCGGCCTGAAGGACGCCCTGTCGGGCACCCGCAACAGCCTGGCCCTTGTGGCCCTGCTGGCTGCAGCCGGGGGTCTGGTGTTCTGGCTGGGCGGCCTTGCAGGAACAATGACCACATGCGCCCTTCTGGGACTGTTCCTGTCGGCCCTGGTTTTCCATGTGATCTCGCACGGCCCCACGGCAGAAGGCCTGTATCTGGTCGAGGAAGGCCGCGCCTTCCGCAGCACCATGACACGCCC
This window harbors:
- a CDS encoding DUF2207 domain-containing protein, whose protein sequence is MKANLNMRLAALATLSAIAVALPAMAAERIASHDIWIQAEPDRSLTVTEVIEVEADNRRMGDGVVRYVDLDSALGGKARLNLLSATQNDQLTRVTLSEDGRAARIEVGRPAELSTREGISTYKLRYTISEQVNTSGTSDRISLGSVLGIWPVSVEHVRIRIITPEGSTQTSWSAAINGKAVAEKDVMLEKMTGNRAVLTLNRPLERGAALSLVATWPEGTVLAPNLKDLAAGWYFTNPAGATMALAYLALTLFMLLGAVVMEKRAKRAGAMGNAVSLHGLSPAALRVFVRRSLDKRGLVSALLSMAAKGHLTIVDDQDGVILRRNSGADYLTNLTPEETALDEGLFHMGSRTEVRLDRYHRGAVESACRDAEWILRDYMGPRFWRNSRGFFVGAVIMAVIGAALTLHMSMPINPAPYRMAAILAAFGMVFVTCGNALAETIHTARMTGLKDALSGTRNSLALVALLAAAGGLVFWLGGLAGTMTTCALLGLFLSALVFHVISHGPTAEGLYLVEEGRAFRSTMTRPWKLAGKTGEDLEKALEAFEKGMGASYALGSELAWRRSFHSVFRAVARDGGLYQPPWYKGLDFDPLAVEHKLYITLKNTKASL